In one Carassius carassius chromosome 48, fCarCar2.1, whole genome shotgun sequence genomic region, the following are encoded:
- the LOC132131645 gene encoding ATP synthase subunit delta, mitochondrial-like: MMAARFLLRRAVPALRHARCYADAPSAQMSFTFASPTQVFFKEASVKQIDVPTLTGAFGILPAHVPTLQVLRPGIVTVFSDDGSAAKYFVSSGSVTVNADSSVQLLAEEAVPLDSLDLATAKANLEKAQSELTGVSDELARAEVLISVEANEAIVKALE; the protein is encoded by the exons ATGATGGCGGCGAGGTTTCTCCTTCGTCGTGCGGTGCCCGCGCTGAGACACGCGCGCTGTTATGCTGACGCGCCCTCCGCTCAGATGTCCTTCACTTTCGCATCGCCGACGCAG GTGTTCTTCAAGGAAGCCAGCGTAAAACAGATTGATGTCCCAACACTGACAGGTGCTTTTGGTATCCTCCCAGCCCACGTCCCCACACTGCAGGTGCTCCGGCCCGGCATAGTCACTGTCTTCAGTGACGATGGTTCCGCTGCCAAATATTTCG TGAGCAGCGGATCAGTCACCGTCAATGCCGACTCGTCAGTGCAGCTGCTGGCAGAGGAGGCCGTTCCTCTGGACAGCCTGGACCTCGCA ACGGCGAAAGCAAACCTCGAGAAAGCCCAGTCAGAACTGACGGGTGTTTCAGATGAACTGGCCCGGGCGGAGGTTCTGATCAGCGTGGAGGCAAACGAGGCAATCGTCAAAGCACTGGAGTAA